A stretch of the Aegilops tauschii subsp. strangulata cultivar AL8/78 chromosome 4, Aet v6.0, whole genome shotgun sequence genome encodes the following:
- the LOC109770216 gene encoding phytochrome B, giving the protein MASGSRATPTRSPSSARPAAPHQNHTQSSGGSTSRAGGGGAAGSAAATESVSKAVAQYTLDAGLHAVFEQSGASGRSFDYSQSLLAPPTPSSEQQIAAYLSRIQRGGHIQPFGCTLAVADDSSFRLLAFSENAADLLDLSPHHSVPSLDSSAAPPPVSLGADARLLFSPSSGVLLERAFAAREISLLNPLWIHSRVSSKPFYAILHRIDVGVVIDLEPARTEDPALSIAGAVQSQKLAVRAISRLQALPGGDVKLLCDTVVEHVRELTGYDRVMVYKFHDDEHGEVLAESRRGDLEPYLGLHYPATDIPQASRFLFRQNRVRMIADCHAAAVRVIQDPAMPQPLCLVGSTLRSPHGCHAQYMANMGSIASLVMAVIISSGGEDEHNMTRGVIPSAMKLWGLVVCHHTSPRCIPFPLRYACEFLMQAFGLQLNMELQLAHQLSEKHILRTQTLLCDMLLRDSPTGIVTQSPSIMDLVKCDGAALFYHGKYYPLGVTPTEAQIKDIIEWLTVCHGDSTGLSTDSLADAGYPGATALGDAVCGMAVAYITPSDYLFWFRSHTAKEIKWGGAKHHPEDKDDGQRMHPRSSFKAFLEVVKSRSLPWENAEMDAIHSLQLILRDSFRDAGEGTSNSKAIVNGQVQLGELELRGIDELSSVAREMVRLIETATVPIFAVDTYGCINGWNAKVAELTGLTVEEAMGKSLVKDLIFKESEEIVEKLLSQALKGEEGTNVEIKLKTFGSEQSKGPIFVIVNACSSRDYTKSIVGVCFVGQDITGQKVVMDKFVNIQGDYKAIVHNPNPLIPPIFASDENICCSEWNTAMEKLTGWSRGEVVGKLLVGEVFGNCCRLKGPDALTKFMIVLHNAIGGQDSEKSPFSFFDKNGKYVQALLTANTRSKMDGETIGAFCFLQIASPELQQAFEIQRQQEKKCYARMKELAYICQEIKNPLSGIRFTNSLLEMTDLKDDQRQFLETSAACEKQMSKIVKDASLQSIEDGSLVLEKGEFSLGNVMNAVVSQVMILLRERDLQLIRDIPDEIKEASAYGDQYRIQQVLSDFLLSMVRFAPTENGWVEIQVRPNVKQNSDGTETMLFLFRFACPGEGLPPDIVQDMFSNARWTTQEGIGLSVCRKILKLMGGEVQYIRESERSFFLIVLELPQPLRSESRERS; this is encoded by the exons ATGGCCTCGGGAAGCCGCGCCACGCCCACGCGCTCCCCCTCCTCCGCGCGGCCCGCCGCGCCGCACCAGAATCACACGCAGTCCTCGGGCGGGAGCACCTCCCGCGCGGGAGGGGGAGGCGCGGCCGGGAGCGCGGCCGCCACGGAGTCGGTCTCCAAGGCCGTGGCACAGTACACCCTGGACGCCGGCCTCCACGCGGTGTTCGAGCAGTCGGGCGCGTCGGGGCGCAGCTTCGACTACTCCCAGTCGCTGCTCGCGCCGCCCACTCCCTCCTCCGAGCAGCAGATCGCTGCCTACCTCTCTCGCATCCAGCGCGGCGGCCACATCCAGCCCTTCGGCTGCACGCtcgccgtcgccgacgactcctCCTTCCGCCTCCTCGCCTTCTCCGAGAACGCCGCCGACCTGCTCGACCTATCGCCTCACCACTCCGTCCCGTCGCTCGACTCCTCCGCGGCGCCTCCCCCCGTTTCTCTCGGCGCCGACGCGCGCCTCCTCTTCTCTCCCTCCTCCGGCGTCCTCCTTGAGCGCGCCTTTGCCGCACGGGAGATCTCGCTGCTCAACCCGCTCTGGATCCACTCCAGGGTCTCATCCAAGCCCTTCTACGCCATCCTCCACCGCATCGACGTCGGCGTCGTCATCGACCTCGAGCCCGCCCGCACCGAGGACCCCGCCCTCTCCATCGCTGGCGCAGTCCAGTCCCAGAAGCTCGCCGTCCGCGCCATCTCCCGTCTCCAGGCGCTCCCTGGCGGGGACGTCAAGCTCCTCTGCGACACCGTCGTGGAGCACGTCCGTGAGCTCACGGGCTATGACCGCGTCATGGTGTACAAATTCCACGATGACGAGCACGGGGAAGTCCTCGCCGAGAGCCGGCGTGGTGACCTCGAGCCCTACCTCGGTTTGCATTATCCTGCCACTGATATCCCGCAGGCATCACGCTTCCTGTTCCGGCAAAACCGTGTGCGGATGATTGCTGATTGCCACGCAGCTGCGGTGAGGGTCATCCAGGACCCTGCAATGCCACAGCCGCTGTGCTTAGTTGGGTCGACTCTTCGCTCCCCACATGGGTGCCATGCGCAGTACATGGCAAACATGGGGTCGATTGCATCTCTCGTCATGGCAGTGATCATCAGTAGCGGTGGGGAGGATGAGCACAACATGACGCGGGGCGTCATCCCGTCGGCGATGAAGTTGTGGGGGTTAGTGGTGTGCCACCACACATCTCCACGGTGCATCCCTTTCCCACTGCGGTATGCATGTGAGTTCCTCATGCAGGCCTTTGGGCTGCAGCTCAACATGGAGCTGCAGCTTGCGCACCAACTATCAGAGAAACATATTCTCAGAACACAGACGTTACTGTGCGACATGCTACTCCGGGATTCACCTACTGGCATTGTCACACAGAGCCCAAGCATAATGGACCTTGTGAAGTGTGATGGTGCTGCACTGTTTTACCACGGGAAGTACTACCCACTTGGTGTCACCCCCACAGAGGCTCAGATTAAGGATATCATCGAGTGGTTGACGGTGTGCCATGGTGACTCCACAGGGCTCAGCACAGATAGCCTGGCTGATGCAGGCTACCCCGGTGCTACTGCATTAGGGGATGCAGTGTGCGGAATGGCAGTAGCTTATATCACGCCGAGTGATTATTTGTTTTGGTTCCGGTCACACACAGCCAAGGAGATAAAATGGGGTGGTGCAAAGCATCATCCGGAGGATAAGGATGATGGGCAACGGATGCACCCACGATCATCATTCAAGGCATTTCTTGAAGTGGTGAAGAGTAGGAGCTTACCTTGGGAGAATGCTGAGATGGATGCAATACATTCCTTGCAGCTCATATTGCGGGACTCCTTCAGAGATGCAGGAGAGGGCACTAGTAACTCAAAAGCCATTGTCAATGGTCAGGTTCAGCTTGGGGAACTAGAGTTGCGGGGAATAGATGAGCTGAGTTCAGTAGCAAGGGAGATGGTTCGGTTGATCGAGACGGCTACAGTACCCATCTTTGCAGTTGATACTTATGGATGTATAAATGGGTGGAATGCAAAGGTTGCTGAGTTGACTGGCCTCACAGTTGAAGAAGCTATGGGCAAATCATTAGTTAAAGATCTTATCTTCAAGGAATCTGAAGAAATAGTTGAGAAGCTACTCTCGCAAGCTTTAAAAG GTGAAGAAGGCACAAATGTAGAGATAAAGTTGAAGACATTTGGGTCAGAGCAATCTAAAGGACCAATTTTTGTTATTGTCAACGCCTGCTCTAGTAGGGATTACACCAAAAGTATTGTTGGTGTTTGTTTTGTCGGCCAAGATATCACAGGGCAAAAGGTGGTCATGGATAAATTTGTCAACATACAAGGGGATTACAAGGCTATTGTACACAATCCCAATCCTCTAATACCGCCAATATTTGCTTCAGATGAGAACATATGTTGCTCCGAATGGAATACGGCAATGGAAAAACTCACAGGATGGTCGAGAGGAGAAGTTGTTGGTAAGCTTCTGGTTGGGGAGGTATTTGGAAATTGTTGCCGACTTAAGGGCCCAGATGCACTGACAAAGTTCATGATTGTCCTTCACAATGCTATAGGAGGGCAGGATTCTGAGAAGTCCCCCTTTTCATTCTTTGACAAGAATGGTAAATATGTACAGGCCTTATTGACTGCAAACACAAGGAGCAAAATGGATGGTGAGACCATAGGTGCTTTCTGCTTCTTGCAGATTGCAAGCCCCGAATTACAGCAAGCCTTTGAGATTCAGAGACAACAAGAAAAGAAGTGTTATGCCAGGATGAAGGAGTTGGCTTACATTTGCCAGGAGATAAAAAACCCTCTCAGTGGTATACGGTTTACAAACTCCCTGTTAGAGATGACTGATTTAAAGGATGACCAGAGGCAGTTTCTTGAAACTAGCGCTGCTTGTGAGAAGCAGATGTCCAAGATTGTAAAGGATGCCAGCCTCCAAAGTATTGAGGACGG CTCTTTGGTGCTTGAGAAAGGTGAATTTTCACTTGGAAATGTTATGAACGCTGTTGTCAGCCAAGTGATGATATTGCTAAGAGAAAGAGATTTGCAACTTATTCGAGATATCCCTGATGAAATCAAAGAAGCCTCGGCATATGGTGACCAATATAGAATCCAGCAAGTTCTGTCTGACTTTTTGCTTAGCATGGTGCGGTTTGCTCCAACTGAAAATGGCTGGGTGGAGATACAAGTCAGACCAAACGTAAAACAAAATTCTGATGGAACGGAAACAATGCTCTTCCTCTTCAG ATTCGCCTGTCCTGGTGAGGGCCTCCCCCCTGACATTGTCCAAGATATGTTCAGTAACGCCCGTTGGACGACCCAAGAAGGCATTGGACTAAGCGTATGCAGGAAAATCCTCAAATTGATGGGTGGTGAGGTGCAGTACATCAGAGAGTCAGAGCGGAGTTTCTTCCTCATTGTGCTTGAGCTACCCCAGCCTCTGCGATCAGAAAGTAGGGAACGGAGCTGA